The following proteins are co-located in the Rhodococcus opacus B4 genome:
- the alaS gene encoding alanine--tRNA ligase has product MQTHEIRRRFLDHFVKAAHTEVPSASLILDDPNLLFVNAGMVQFVPFFLGQQTPPYPRATSVQKCVRTLDIENVGITTRHNTFFQMAGNFSFGDYFKRDAIKHAWALLTSSVDDGGYGFDPERIWVTVYLDDDEARDIWRDEVGVPETRIQRRGMADNYWSMGIPGPCGPCSEIYFDRGPEFGAEGGPEADEDRYIEIWNLVFMQNERGLGISKDNFEILGPLPKQNIDTGMGVERVAFLLQGVDNVYETDLVRPVIAKAEELSGRKYGVDHDDDVRFRVIADHARTAAMLIADGVNPGNDGRGYVLRRLLRRIVRSAKLLGADKPSMREFITVVRDTMAPSYPVLDTDFGRIETVAVGEEAAFLKTLTSGSKLFEGAAESVKASGKSTIGGEQAFALHDTYGFPIDLTLEMAAEAGLTVDEEGFRALMAEQRQRAKDDAQARKHAHADLTIYKELLDRGPTEFTGFHELVSEAHVLALISQGQRVPVATAGQDVEVILDRSPLYAEAGGQIADLGTLTGPGLRVKVNDVQKIAKKLWVHKVTVQDGQITEGDVVLAQVDAAWRKGATQGHSGTHMVHAALRQVLGPNAVQAGSLNKPGYLRFDFSWQGALTEAQKQDIEVVANEAVAADYSVNTFVTDLDKAKSMGAMALFGENYGDEVRVVEIGGPFSMELCGGTHVGSSSQIGNVTLLGEQSVGSGVRRVEAYVGLDSYRYLAKERALLAGLSSSLKVPSEEVPARVEALVERLRVAEKELEQTRAQAVLASAGTFVDKAERVGPVLLVADSAPAGVGGNDLRGLVTDIRGRFGTQPAVVVLLGDVDGKVPFVVAVSKAAQELGLSAGDLVKEFGPKIGGRGGGKADMAQGSGSDTSGIAAALGAVRGQVADKVGSR; this is encoded by the coding sequence GTGCAGACCCACGAGATTCGCCGGCGCTTCCTCGACCATTTCGTCAAGGCGGCCCACACCGAGGTACCCAGCGCCTCGCTGATTCTCGATGATCCGAACCTGCTGTTCGTCAATGCGGGCATGGTGCAGTTCGTGCCGTTCTTCCTCGGCCAGCAGACTCCGCCGTACCCCAGGGCGACCAGCGTCCAGAAGTGTGTGCGCACCCTCGACATCGAGAATGTGGGCATCACCACTCGGCACAACACGTTCTTCCAGATGGCCGGAAACTTCTCCTTCGGCGACTACTTCAAGCGCGACGCGATCAAGCATGCGTGGGCGCTGCTGACGTCGAGCGTCGACGACGGCGGCTACGGATTCGACCCGGAGCGGATCTGGGTGACGGTCTACCTCGACGACGACGAGGCGCGCGACATCTGGCGCGACGAGGTCGGCGTTCCCGAGACCCGGATCCAGCGCCGCGGCATGGCCGACAACTACTGGTCCATGGGCATCCCCGGCCCGTGCGGCCCGTGCTCGGAGATCTACTTCGACCGCGGCCCCGAATTCGGTGCGGAGGGCGGCCCCGAGGCCGACGAGGACCGCTACATCGAGATCTGGAATCTCGTGTTCATGCAGAACGAGCGTGGTCTCGGAATCAGCAAGGACAACTTCGAGATTCTCGGGCCGCTGCCGAAACAGAACATCGACACCGGCATGGGCGTCGAGCGGGTCGCGTTCCTGCTCCAGGGCGTCGACAACGTGTACGAGACCGATCTCGTGCGCCCGGTCATCGCGAAGGCCGAGGAGCTGTCGGGCCGCAAGTACGGCGTCGACCACGACGACGACGTGCGGTTCCGGGTGATCGCCGACCACGCGCGCACCGCCGCGATGCTCATCGCCGACGGCGTGAACCCCGGCAACGACGGCCGCGGCTACGTCCTGCGCCGCCTGCTCCGGCGCATCGTCCGCTCCGCGAAGCTGCTCGGCGCCGACAAGCCCAGCATGCGGGAATTCATCACCGTCGTCCGCGACACGATGGCGCCCTCGTACCCGGTCCTCGACACCGACTTCGGTCGCATCGAGACCGTCGCCGTGGGGGAGGAGGCCGCGTTCCTCAAGACCCTCACGTCCGGTTCCAAGCTCTTCGAAGGCGCCGCCGAATCGGTGAAGGCGTCCGGCAAGTCGACGATCGGCGGCGAACAGGCGTTCGCGCTGCACGACACGTACGGCTTCCCGATCGACCTGACCCTGGAGATGGCGGCCGAGGCCGGTCTGACCGTCGACGAGGAGGGCTTCCGCGCGCTGATGGCCGAACAGCGGCAGCGCGCGAAGGACGACGCCCAGGCGCGCAAGCACGCGCACGCCGACCTGACCATCTACAAGGAACTCCTCGACCGCGGACCCACCGAGTTCACCGGATTCCACGAATTGGTCTCCGAGGCACACGTTCTCGCGCTGATCTCGCAGGGGCAGCGCGTCCCCGTCGCGACGGCGGGGCAGGACGTCGAGGTGATCCTCGACCGCAGCCCCCTGTACGCGGAGGCGGGCGGCCAGATCGCCGACCTCGGCACCCTCACCGGTCCGGGGCTCCGCGTCAAGGTCAACGACGTCCAGAAGATCGCCAAGAAGCTGTGGGTCCACAAGGTGACCGTGCAGGACGGGCAGATCACCGAGGGTGACGTCGTGCTCGCGCAGGTCGACGCCGCGTGGCGCAAGGGCGCCACCCAGGGGCACTCCGGCACGCACATGGTGCACGCCGCGTTGCGACAGGTGCTCGGCCCCAACGCCGTTCAGGCCGGCTCGCTGAACAAGCCGGGCTACCTGCGGTTCGACTTCTCCTGGCAGGGTGCGCTGACGGAAGCGCAGAAGCAGGACATCGAGGTCGTCGCGAACGAAGCGGTGGCCGCCGACTACTCCGTGAACACGTTCGTCACCGACCTCGACAAGGCGAAGTCGATGGGCGCGATGGCGTTATTCGGCGAGAACTACGGCGACGAGGTGCGGGTCGTCGAGATCGGCGGACCGTTTTCGATGGAACTGTGCGGTGGAACCCACGTGGGCAGCTCCTCGCAGATCGGTAACGTCACCCTGCTCGGTGAGCAGTCCGTCGGCTCCGGCGTGCGCCGCGTCGAGGCCTACGTCGGGCTCGACTCGTACCGCTACCTGGCCAAGGAGCGGGCGCTGCTCGCCGGGTTGTCGTCTTCGCTGAAGGTGCCCTCGGAAGAGGTGCCCGCCCGCGTCGAGGCCCTGGTCGAGCGACTCCGGGTGGCGGAGAAGGAACTCGAACAGACCCGCGCGCAGGCGGTGCTCGCGTCGGCGGGCACGTTCGTCGACAAGGCCGAGCGTGTCGGGCCGGTGCTCCTGGTCGCGGACTCCGCCCCGGCCGGTGTCGGCGGCAACGACTTGCGCGGGCTCGTCACGGACATCCGCGGCCGGTTCGGCACCCAGCCCGCCGTCGTCGTGCTGCTCGGTGACGTCGACGGCAAGGTGCCGTTCGTGGTGGCCGTGAGCAAGGCCGCACAGGAACTCGGCCTGTCGGCCGGCGACCTCGTGAAGGAGTTCGGTCCGAAGATCGGCGGCCGCGGCGGCGGAAAGGCCGACATGGCACAGGGTTCGGGTTCGGACACCAGCGGAATTGCGGCCGCCCTCGGCGCGGTCCGGGGACAAGTCGCGGACAAGGTGGGGAGCCGGTAA
- the ruvX gene encoding Holliday junction resolvase RuvX codes for MDHAEQGPDRPGVDDPGRGRRIGIDVGSVRIGVASSDPDGILATPVETVPRSKDRGPDAPDIRRIADIVEEYEAVEVIVGLPQTLRGERGKAASIATVFAKRLRRKVDPIPVRMADERLTTVTAARALRESGVSARGQRPVIDQAAAVAILQGWLDERSRSVNAGDVGGDVQLPEAGQ; via the coding sequence GTGGATCACGCGGAACAGGGTCCGGATCGACCGGGAGTCGACGACCCTGGGCGTGGTCGGCGTATCGGCATCGATGTGGGCAGTGTCCGGATCGGCGTCGCGTCGAGCGACCCCGACGGCATCCTCGCCACCCCCGTGGAGACGGTGCCCCGGTCCAAGGACCGTGGGCCCGACGCGCCGGATATCCGGCGCATTGCCGACATTGTCGAGGAATACGAGGCGGTGGAGGTTATCGTCGGTCTGCCGCAGACCTTGCGGGGTGAACGGGGGAAAGCCGCCTCGATCGCTACTGTGTTCGCGAAGCGATTGCGAAGGAAGGTCGACCCGATCCCGGTGCGGATGGCGGACGAACGTCTGACGACCGTCACGGCCGCGCGGGCGCTTCGCGAGAGCGGTGTCAGTGCGAGAGGCCAGCGTCCTGTGATCGACCAGGCTGCGGCGGTGGCGATCTTGCAGGGATGGTTGGACGAGCGGAGCAGGTCGGTGAATGCAGGGGATGTCGGTGGGGACGTGCAGCTACCGGAGGCAGGCCAGTGA
- a CDS encoding replication-associated recombination protein A, protein MSDLFGSDVGEDESAGLFETARPDEAAPPRPVPGPVPVDHRAPLAVRMRPRTLGEVVGQQHLLGPGAPLRRLVEGSGAASVLLYGPPGTGKTTLASLISGATGRRFEALSALSAGVKEVRGVIELARRRLLAGEQTVLFIDEVHRFSKTQQDALLAAVENRIVLLVAATTENPSFSVVSPLLSRSLVLQLQSLTADDIENLLERARTDERGLGGDIEIAGDAMDHLVRLAAGDARRALTALEAAAGAALDQAGDADRPVLLDLATVEASVDKAAVRYDRDGDQHYDVISAFIKSIRGSDVDAALHYLARMLTAGEDPRFIARRLVVHASEDIGMADPTALQTATAAAQAVQLIGMPEARLALAQATIHLATAPKSGAVIAALGAAMADVAAGNAGLVPPHLRDGHYAGAAKLGNAVGYRYPHDHPDGVLAQQYPPDELVGVDYYQPTTHGGERDIAGRVDKLRAIVRGTNRQGGRLS, encoded by the coding sequence GTGAGCGATCTTTTCGGTTCGGATGTCGGCGAGGACGAGTCGGCGGGCCTGTTCGAGACGGCGCGGCCGGACGAGGCGGCGCCGCCGCGCCCGGTTCCCGGCCCGGTCCCGGTCGACCACCGCGCACCGCTCGCCGTGCGCATGCGTCCCCGCACGCTCGGCGAGGTGGTCGGGCAGCAGCATCTCCTCGGCCCCGGCGCGCCGCTACGGCGCCTGGTGGAAGGGTCGGGAGCGGCGTCGGTGCTGCTGTACGGGCCGCCCGGCACCGGCAAGACCACGCTGGCGTCGCTGATCTCCGGTGCCACCGGGCGCCGCTTCGAGGCGCTGTCCGCCCTGTCCGCCGGCGTGAAGGAAGTGCGTGGCGTCATCGAACTGGCCCGCCGCCGGCTCCTGGCGGGCGAGCAGACGGTGCTGTTCATCGACGAGGTGCACCGCTTCTCCAAGACCCAGCAGGACGCATTGTTGGCGGCGGTCGAGAACCGGATCGTGCTACTGGTGGCCGCCACCACCGAGAATCCGTCGTTCTCGGTGGTGTCCCCGCTGCTGTCCCGCTCCCTGGTCCTGCAACTGCAGTCGCTGACGGCGGACGACATCGAGAACCTCCTGGAGCGGGCGCGCACCGACGAGCGGGGTCTCGGCGGGGACATCGAGATCGCCGGCGACGCGATGGACCATCTGGTGCGCCTCGCGGCCGGTGACGCCCGGCGCGCGCTCACCGCGCTCGAGGCGGCGGCGGGCGCGGCGCTCGACCAGGCCGGTGACGCGGACCGCCCGGTGCTGCTGGACCTCGCGACGGTGGAGGCGAGCGTCGACAAGGCGGCCGTCCGCTACGACCGCGACGGCGACCAGCACTACGACGTGATCAGTGCGTTCATCAAGTCGATCCGCGGCTCGGACGTCGACGCCGCCCTGCACTATCTGGCGCGGATGCTGACCGCGGGCGAGGACCCCCGCTTCATCGCGCGGCGGCTGGTCGTCCACGCCAGCGAGGACATCGGGATGGCCGACCCCACCGCGCTGCAGACCGCGACCGCCGCCGCGCAGGCGGTGCAGCTGATCGGGATGCCGGAGGCCCGCCTCGCCCTCGCGCAGGCCACCATCCACCTCGCGACCGCGCCGAAGTCGGGCGCCGTCATCGCCGCGCTCGGCGCCGCCATGGCGGACGTCGCGGCGGGAAACGCCGGGCTCGTCCCGCCGCACCTGCGCGACGGCCACTACGCGGGGGCGGCCAAGCTCGGCAACGCCGTCGGCTACCGGTATCCCCACGACCACCCGGACGGGGTACTGGCACAGCAGTATCCGCCCGACGAGCTCGTCGGCGTCGACTACTACCAGCCGACCACGCACGGCGGCGAGCGTGACATCGCGGGGCGTGTGGACAAGCTGCGCGCCATCGTCCGCGGCACGAACCGTCAGGGGGGCCGGTTAAGCTGA